In the Pontibacillus sp. HMF3514 genome, AGGAAAGAAAAATGAAGCAGATGATGCTGCAACTTCAGCTATGAGAGGAATGTTTGACTCCATCTCCATGGAAGGTACGGTTGTAATAGGTGAAGGTGAAAAAGACCAAGCACCTATGCTATATATTGGAGAAGAATTAGGTAATGGTAATGGACCAGCAGTTGATATTGCAGTTGATCCACTTGAAGGTACGAACATTGTAGCGAAAGGTCACAATAATGCAATGGCTGTCATTGCAGCAGCAGACCGTGGCGCTCTTTTACATGCACCAGATATGTATATGGAAAAGATTGCTGTCGGTAAAAAAGCTAGTGGAAAAATCAGTCTAGATGATCCGATTGAAAAAACGATTGATATTGTCGCAAAAGCTAATAATAAGCGTATTCATGATTTAACTGTTATTGTCCAGGAACGTCCACGCCACGAAGAACTTGTTGAACGTGTTCGTGCTAAAGGTGCTCGCGTTAAATTATTTGGAGACGGTGATGTTGGTGCTTCAATTGCTACATGTCTTCCACATACAGGGGTAGACCTTTTCGTCGGTAGGGGTGGCGCTCCAGAAGGTGTTATCTCTGCAGCAGCAATTAAGTGTTTAGACGGAGATATGCAAGCTCGTCTTGTTCCTAAAAATGATGAAGAAGCACAACGCTGCATAGGTATGGGGCTTGAAGATCCAGAGCAATTATTAACATTAGATGATTTAGTTCAAAGTGATGATGCCATTTTTGCAGCTACAGGTGTAACAGAAGGTGAGTTATT is a window encoding:
- the glpX gene encoding class II fructose-bisphosphatase; translation: MDRELALELVRVTEAAAVSSAQWMGRGKKNEADDAATSAMRGMFDSISMEGTVVIGEGEKDQAPMLYIGEELGNGNGPAVDIAVDPLEGTNIVAKGHNNAMAVIAAADRGALLHAPDMYMEKIAVGKKASGKISLDDPIEKTIDIVAKANNKRIHDLTVIVQERPRHEELVERVRAKGARVKLFGDGDVGASIATCLPHTGVDLFVGRGGAPEGVISAAAIKCLDGDMQARLVPKNDEEAQRCIGMGLEDPEQLLTLDDLVQSDDAIFAATGVTEGELLNGVKFLGGELTETDSIVMRAKTRTVRFIKANHQLDHKPNFVY